GGCCGAGAACAACCGAGCGTCCGCGCTCCCGTTGGCCGGTGGCAGTTCCGCCCTGCACCGGGTCAGACTCCCTCGTGACCAGTAGCCCGGACCAGATCTGGACTAGGGAGCCCCTGAGCGCGATTGGGCGGGCTCCCGGATCGCTGTCGTCATGCCTTCTCGCCGGTCGTACTGCTACGAACTCGTGGATCCGTTGCTCCACCTGAGTCACCCGACTCCGCAACCCTGCGCTCGACACCACGAACGTTCCGGTGGGACTAGATCTGCGCTGTGCTGCACTGTGGACGACTATGGGTAACTACGACCTGCACGCGGTGCTCGACTGCGCCGTGTCAGCTGCGCGGACCGCCGGGCGGGAGATCGCCCGCGCGGCGCAGGCGGACGGCGGGCCGGTACTGCGGATGAAGGACGGCGTCGAGCCGGTCACGGACTCCGACCTGCGCTCGGACCGGATCATCCGGGGCGTACTCGGCAGCTGCATCCCAAGCGTCCCAGTGTTGAGCGAGGAGTCCGGTGACCTGCCCGTCGTCGGCGAGGGACCGTTGTGGATCGTCGACCCGATCGATGGGACGGCGAACTTCGCACGCGGGCACCGCTACGTCGCCGTCTCGATCGCCTTTGCCATCGACGGCGTCGTCCAGGCTGGCGTGGTGCACGCTCCCCTGCTGGACGAGACGTTCACCGCGATCCTCGGGCGGGGAGCCGCTCTGGACGGAGCCCCGATCGGGGTGACCGACCGGGGCTCGCTCGCCGACGCGATCGTCAGCACCGGGTTCCCGCACGTCCGCCCCGACATCGACGCGCTCGTCGAACGCATCCGCCGGCTGATCACGCACTGCCAGGACATCCGCCGGGCGTCCTCGCCCGCTCTCGACCTCGCTTGGCTTGCCGCCGGACGCCTGGATGCGCACACCGAGACCCTGCACCCATAGGACGTCGCGGCCGGCGGCCTGATCGCGACCGAGGCCGGCGCTGTGCGCACACTCCTGCCGGGACCTGCCCGGACGCTGCCGCCGGACCTGGACGGCGCCGAGGTGCTCTTTGCGGTGCCGGGCATCAGTGACCTGCTCAAGCACCTGCTGAGCGAGTAGCTGGACCAGCCGCGGAGGGGCATCGTGAGCGATCGGGACGTAAGGGCCGCAGGAACGTAGGCATCGTGTGAGCCGGTTGTTGCCGAACCGGACACCGCGGTAGTTTCTGGGAACCGACCTACCTGATCCGCAGGGGAGTCAGCGCGCTGCCGCGCGTCTCCGGCCAGGAGGTCGCCCCCACGGACGCCGATCAGCCCGATCTGTGGCGATCGCAGGGCAGCCCCGCGCCGATTGTGCTGTGGGACATGCTTGACGGTCCGATGCCGCGAGGGCTTCTCGGTGTCGGTGACCCGAACGTCCACCTCGTCGATGACCGGTGGACCCTGTTCGTCGGCGGCTTCACCACCACGTTCCGCAACCGCCTGTTCCGCGCGCACCTGGTCGACGAGGCGACCGGTCCCAGCGGTCCATGGCGGGTCGACCGCGCCCCTCGGGGCCGGGCCCGACCGCTGACCGCCGACCCGCCGAAGGGCAGTCGGGACGCTGCGGGCATGCACACCCCGAGCTACGTCCCGCCGGCTGCGTCGTCATGCCGGCCTGGTCGTCGGAACGGTGCGCGTTGGTGGGTGACGCGGCCTTCTGCCCGTCGCCGATGTCGGGCCAGGGCACCGGGCTGGCACTAGTCGGCGCCTACGTGCTGGCCGGTGAGCTCGCCGCCGGCGGGTGGAACCCGACAGTGGGGTTCGCTGGATACGAGCGCCTGATGCGCTCGTACGTCGAGCGCGACCAAGGCGTCGTCAGGCCCGACAGCGCCGACGAGGCGGACGCGGGCCCCAGCGGGAAGGCCTCGGAAGCCGACGTCATTTGGGGCCGCCGCCGGCGGCATCGAGCTGCCGCAGTACCCGCATTCATGAGCCGTCGGGTGTGCGGCGACTCCGGACCACCGTGCCCCGCGCCACGTGATCGCGCAGAGAGCGTCGTTCGCTCTGCCCGGTACGGCCCCGATCCTCAGGGGGCTGGACATCTGGTCCACCGTCGTCGGACCCGCCTGGCTCACGCCTCCGCCCGGCGACGAAACAGTGACCCGTCCCGCACTCGTCACGGCACGATTTGACCTGCAGTGACCCCCGTGAGCGACTTACACCATCCGAGGGAACGCCACCAGGATCGAAGTATGTGCGCGACAGTCGGCAACTTTGCCCGACGGTCCGATCGCGCGCCCCGGACTGCTCCTGTCGTCGGCGCGGGCAGGGTGCGCCGGGCTGCGGCGGCAGGCGCACGGGAGTGGCAGGTCTCAGGCGGGAGTGTATGGGCCGGCGTCGACCGTCAGATCGAGTTGACGGTCCAGGATCGCGAGGACGTCAGTGGTGTCGCGCTGACCGAGCAACATCTTGGTGGCCAGCCCATCGCAGAGGGCCACGAGGGCGTCGGCGTCGGGTAGATGCGGGGCGATCTCGTCGTCGGGTCGACCACGTGCACCGGCGAGCAGAGAGGCGACCAATCGTTCGAGCTCAGGTGGGGCGTCCCGGAACTGCGCGGCGAGGTCACCATCGCCCAGGCTGCGCACGAAGTAGGCGATGTGCACGAGATGGCGGGTCCGGCGGTCCTGGTCGAGGGGCAGCAGTTCGAGCAGCACGCCGCGCAGCAGGGCCCGGGGCGACTGGTCGGTGGCCCGAGAGAGCCGCTCGGTAGCCGTTGCCGAGCTGTGCTCACCGAGGATCCGCAGCGCCGCGACCAGCAAGGCATGACGGTCGCCGAAGTAGTACTGGACTAGTCGCATCGACACGCCCGCCTCGGCCGCGACCTGACGCAACGTCACGTCCTCCAGCCCGGTCGTGCTTGCCAGTCGCCACACCGCTTCGGCGATCTGTCGGCGTCGTTCCTCATGGTTGACGCGCTTCGGCATCTTCCGCCGATACCCCCGTTCGTGCTGGTTGATCCACACCGTCCAGCCAGTTTATGGTTCGATCGCATCATAAACGAGGGGGGATGACGTGGGTAAGTACGTGATCGTGCAGGTCCTGGGTGTCGCGCTGCTGGTCCTCGGAGCGCAGGGAGCGATCCGGCTACTGGTCGACAACTCCGATAGCGGCCTGGTCGGCTGGATCCCGGGCGGTTTCACCGGGTGGTTGATTGCCGACGTGGTAGTCGTGCTGGTCGGGATCGCGCTGGCGTGGTGGGGTCAGGCCAGGGCCCGAGCGCACGGTTCTACGTCGTGAGGCGAAACGGGCCCCGGTGCGGGAGCCGCGCTCCGGCGATCCATGTGGCCGCGGTCGTCGTCGTGGTTGCGGCGGCGGTTGCCGGCTGCTCGTCCGGGACCGCAGGACCGGTTCCCGGCGTGGGCGGTGCCGACGAGGTCGTGTCGACCTCCGGCGGTCCGGTGCAGGGACGGGAGGACGGTCCGGTGGTGCGGTTCTCTGGTATTCCATACGCCGCAGCTCCGACCGGTGACCTGCGGTTCGCCCCACCCAGTCAGCCCGCGCCGTGGTCAGGTGTCCGGGATGCGACCCGGCCCGGCCCGGTCTGCCCGCAGGCCACCGCGACCCTGCTCCCGGGGCAGGTACCCGCGGAGGACTGCCTGTCGGTGAACGTGACCGCGCCCGCCGTTGCAAGTCCGGGCCTGCGCCCGGTACTCGTGTGGCTGCACGGCGGTGGGTTCGTGTTCGGCAGTGGCTCGGACTACGACGCTTCCTCGCTGGCCAGCCGGGGCGACCTGGTCGTGGTGACGGTCAACTACCGGCTGGGGATCTTCGGTGGGCTGAGCCTGCCCGAGATGCCCGAGCACAACGTCGGCCTCCAGGACCAGATCGCGGCCCTGCGATGGGTCCGCGACAACGCCACCGCGTTCGGCGCCGACCCGGACAACGTGACCCTGGCCGGTGAGTCCGCGGGCGCTCTGAGCACGTGCTCGCTACTGGCCTCTCCGGCAACCGACGGCCTGTTCGCACGGGCCATCATCGCCAGCGGATCCTGCCGAATGCGCCACCCCGCCGGAGCCCTGAGCCCGACCCTGCCCGCGGTGTCCACGTGGAACAGCGTGGAGGCCACCGACGCCTACTCCCGCTCGGTCGCCGCTTCCGTCGGCTGCACCGACCCGGCTACCGTCCTGGGCTGTCTCCGGGCGCAGCCGGTGGACGACCTTGTCGCTCTAGGCCCAGCCTTCACCACGCTCGCCGTCGGCGGAGCGGTGCTGCCCCGCGACCCGGGCGAGAAGCCGCGCGCCGACTGGGCAACAGAGGTGCCAGTGCTCTCCGGCAACACCTCCGACGAGCACCTGGGCAACGTCCTGAGCGCCTACCCCGCAGCGACCGCGCAGACCTATCGTTCCGCGCTGTCGCGCAGCTTCGGCCCGGACGTCGACCAGGTCGCCCGACGCTACCCGCTCGACCAATTCCCGGACCCCGTGCGAGCACTCGCCCGCGTCTACAGCGACAACGACTGGATATGCCCGACCGTGTCGACCAACCGCGACTACGCCCGCACCGCACCGGTCTGGACCTACCTGTTCTCCGACCCCGAAGCACCCACCCCGACAGGTGAGACGGTGCCCCGCCCGGCCGCCGTCCACGGCTCCGACGTCGTCTACACCCTGCCCCTGGCCGGCCAACCGTCTCCGCTGGCACCGGGCCAGCAACACCTGGCCGATCAGATGATCGATTACTGGGCCGCGTTCGCCCGCACCGGCGACCCGAACGGTCCCGGCCGCCCGAGCTGGCCCGCCACCACCCCGGGCTTCGTCCCAGCGCTCGAACTGACCCCGGAACCGGGACCCCGGCCAATCGACGCCTCGACTCGATGCAGCTGACGAACAGCCCACCGTCACGTGCCGCAGTAGAGCTGCCGCCTGCCACGCCGTCAACATTTCGCGCGCCGACCGCGGTCAGCGAGACGCCGACCCGGCTACCGGGCTGAGCCGTCACATGTCGGCAATCGATCGTTCTCGAGCTGCGAGTCTCCAAGACCTTGGTCTCAGAACTCGTGGTGTGTTGTTTCGGAGCGAGGGTGGCCGAGCCAAGCCTGATCGATGGCCATGGCGAAGTCGAGGCAGCAGCGGTTGGTCGATGATCGGTTGTGGGAGCTGCTCAAGCCGTTGATCCCGCCGCGCCCGCCGGGGCGAGGCCCGGGTGGGCGGCCACCGATCGACGATCGGGCTGCGCTGGAGGGCATCCTGTTCGTGCTCAACACTGGCTGCCGCTGGCGCGATCTGCCCGAGCAACTCGGGGCCGGGTCCGGGCACACCGCCTGGCGTCGGTTGCGGGCGTTGCAGGCCGCCGGGGTGTGGGACGGCCTGCGTCCGGGTCCGCGTCAGGCTAGCCACTCCTCCAGCCGGTCGACCGATCCGGCGCTCGGGTAGGAACTGCGACCTTCGCTGCCGTGCCCCACCGACCGCTCCTGCTGGTTCTCCCGGTCCTGCTGCTCCTACTGACCATGCCGTCTGCTGCGGCAGCCTCCCCGCCCGTGGCCGATATCGCGGCTCAGGTCGATGAGGAGGCCGCACACAGCGGTCTGCCAGGATTCGCCGTCACGGTGACCCGCGGTACCTCCCTGCTCTATGCCGGCGGCCGCGGCGTCGATCACGCCGGCGCACCCATGACCGCCACGACCCCGCTCAGCCTCGCGTCACTGAGCAAATCGTTCACTGCTGTCGCCGCCGTGCGCCTCGCCGCCCGGGGCCAGATCGCCCTCGACCGCCCGGTGACCGCCCAGCTGTCGGAGTTCCGCACAGCAGACCCGCGCGGTGCGCTCATCACGCCGCGCCACCTGCTCACTCAGACCTCCGGCCTCACCGATGCGACCGCTCACGCCGAGGCCATCGACAATGCGTGGGACCCGGCCGGTGCGGTCGCGCGCCTGCACAGCGCGACGCTGGCGACCGGTCCGGGTGCTCGGTTCGCCTACACCAACGCCAACTACGAGGTCATCGCGCGCTTGCTGGAAGTGGCCGGCGGTGCGCCGTTCCCCGAGATTCTGCGGCGGGAAGTCTTCGCGCCGCTGGGCATGGTCGACACGCACGTGGGGGTGCGTACCGACGCCCAGCCCGGGGCGGTGTCGGTGCTGGGGGTGTGGGCCCCCGCACTTGGCCTGCCTCGCTGCTGTCCTCGGGAGGCGCCGCGGGGGTCGTGTCCA
The sequence above is drawn from the Pseudonocardia alni genome and encodes:
- a CDS encoding inositol monophosphatase family protein — translated: MGNYDLHAVLDCAVSAARTAGREIARAAQADGGPVLRMKDGVEPVTDSDLRSDRIIRGVLGSCIPSVPVLSEESGDLPVVGEGPLWIVDPIDGTANFARGHRYVAVSIAFAIDGVVQAGVVHAPLLDETFTAILGRGAALDGAPIGVTDRGSLADAIVSTGFPHVRPDIDALVERIRRLITHCQDIRRASSPALDLAWLAAGRLDAHTETLHP
- a CDS encoding TetR/AcrR family transcriptional regulator, whose protein sequence is MWINQHERGYRRKMPKRVNHEERRRQIAEAVWRLASTTGLEDVTLRQVAAEAGVSMRLVQYYFGDRHALLVAALRILGEHSSATATERLSRATDQSPRALLRGVLLELLPLDQDRRTRHLVHIAYFVRSLGDGDLAAQFRDAPPELERLVASLLAGARGRPDDEIAPHLPDADALVALCDGLATKMLLGQRDTTDVLAILDRQLDLTVDAGPYTPA
- a CDS encoding carboxylesterase/lipase family protein codes for the protein MSTSGGPVQGREDGPVVRFSGIPYAAAPTGDLRFAPPSQPAPWSGVRDATRPGPVCPQATATLLPGQVPAEDCLSVNVTAPAVASPGLRPVLVWLHGGGFVFGSGSDYDASSLASRGDLVVVTVNYRLGIFGGLSLPEMPEHNVGLQDQIAALRWVRDNATAFGADPDNVTLAGESAGALSTCSLLASPATDGLFARAIIASGSCRMRHPAGALSPTLPAVSTWNSVEATDAYSRSVAASVGCTDPATVLGCLRAQPVDDLVALGPAFTTLAVGGAVLPRDPGEKPRADWATEVPVLSGNTSDEHLGNVLSAYPAATAQTYRSALSRSFGPDVDQVARRYPLDQFPDPVRALARVYSDNDWICPTVSTNRDYARTAPVWTYLFSDPEAPTPTGETVPRPAAVHGSDVVYTLPLAGQPSPLAPGQQHLADQMIDYWAAFARTGDPNGPGRPSWPATTPGFVPALELTPEPGPRPIDASTRCS